In Candidatus Methylomirabilota bacterium, the genomic stretch TGCAGCACGTCCAGGATCGAATCCACGATCCGCGGCATGATGCCGAGGCTCGGCTCGTCCAGCATCAGGAAGCGCGGCCGGGACATGAGGGCGCGCGCGATCGAGAGCATCTGGCCCTCGCCGCCCGACAGCGTGCCCGCCCGCTGGGCCATGCGCTGCCGCAGGACCGGGAAGAGCCCGAAGACGCGCTCGAGCATCTGGGATCGGCGCTTGGGATCGCGGTCGCGGAAGGTCCCCAGGCGCAGGTTCTCGGCCACCGAGAGCCGGCTGAACAGCCGGCGGCCTTCGGGCACCAGCGCGATGCCCAGCTCCACGCGGTCCGGCGCTTCGACGTCGTCGATCCGGCGGCCGTCGAACCAGATCTCTCCGCGGCGAGGCGCGAGCAGGCCCGCGATGGTCTTGAGCAGGGTGGTCTTGCCCGCCCCGTTGGCCCCCACGAGGGCGACCGCCTCGCCCGCGCGCACCTCGAGCGAGACGCCGTGCAGCGCGACCACGCCCCCACCGTAGGCGACCTCGGCGTCGCGCACCGAGAGCAGCGGGCCGCCCGGGGCCGGCGACCGATCAGTGGCGGCCACGGTAGCGATCTCCCAGGTACGCGGTGATCACGCGGTCGTCGCGCGCCACCTCCGCGGGCGGCCCTTCCGTGAGCTTCTCGCCGTGGTCGAGCACGACCACGCGGTGCGACAGCGGCATCACCACTTCCATGACGTGCTCGACCACGCAGATGGCCAGCCCGAGCTCGCCGTGGATGCGGCGCACCAGCTCGACGGCGGCGGTGGTCTCGAACGGGGTGAGCCCGGACATGGCCTCGTCCAGCAGCAGCAGGTGCGGGCCGGTGGCCAGGGCGCGCGTGATCTCGAGCCGCTTCTTGTCGGCCAGGGTCAGCGCCGCGGCCACCACGTCTTCCTTGCCGGCCAGGCCGGTGAAGGCCAGCAGCTCGAGCGCGCGGGCGCGCGCCGGGCCCATGCGGTTCGTCCGCCGCAGCGCGCCGCAGATGACGTTCTCCAGCACGGTCATGCGCCCGAAGCTCCGCACCACCTGCCAGGTCCGCGCGATGCCCAGATGGCAGACGCGCTCGGGGCGCGCGCGGGAGATGTCGGTCCCGTTCAGGGCGATGCGGCCCTCGTCCGGGTGGAGCGCGCCGCTGATGCAGTTGAACAGCGTGGTCTTGCCGGCGCCGTTGGGGCCGATGAGGCCCACGATCTCGCGCGCCTCGATGCTGAGCGAGACGTCACGGTTGGCCACCAGGCCACCGAACCGCTTGGTGCAGCGCTCGACCTGCAGCAGCGGGGCCATGGTTCAGCCCTTCACCGGGCGCGCGGCCGGCCCGCCGCGCAAGCGGGCCGCCCACTCGGCCCACGGCAGCGAGAGCAGCCCGTTGGGCCGCCAGCCCGCGATCAGCATGATGACCGCTCCGTAGATGATCAGGTCGATGCCGCGGCCGGCCAGCGGGCCCGCTCCGAGGGTGGCGGTCATCAGCTGGGAGATCGGGATCAGGATGATCGCGCCGAGGACGGGTCCCCACAGCCGGCCCAGGCCGCCGACCACCGCGGCCATCATCGGCAGGATGTTCCAGTTCACCTCGAGCACCTGATCCGGGAAGACGGCCAGCGCCCAGAAGCCGTAGAGGGTGCCGCCGGCCGCGAAGACCGCGGCCATGAGGCAGCGGGCGATCACCTTGTAGAGCCGGCTGTCGATGCCGATGGCCTCGGCGCCGTCCTGATCGTCGCGGACCGCGCGGAAATAGAAGCCGAGCTTGGACCGCTCGACCGCGCGGGCCCCGAGCAGCGTGATGACGAAGAGCACCAGGCACAGGTAGTAGAACCCGAGGCCCTTGCCGCGGCCGGGGAACTCCATGGTGAGCATGCCGTGCACGAAGCTGCCGCCGGCGGCCACCGGAATGAACAGGCCCTGGCTGCCGTTGATGAACTGCCAGGTTGCCCCGATGGGCTGCGCGATCATCCACATCGCCACGGTGGCGATCGCGAAGTAGTGGCCGCGCAGCCGGGTGACCGGCCAGGTGACCGCCGCGCAGATGGCCACCGAGACCACGATGGCCCCGACCAGGGCCAGCCACGCGTTCCAGCCGAGATGGATGGACAGGAGCGCGGCGGTGTAGGCGCCGATCGCGAAGAAGATGCTCGGCCCGAAATCGAACTGGCCGGCCCAGCCGCCGATGATGTTCCACCCGATGCCGAGCATGGCGTTGAGCAGCACCAGGAAGCCGACCGTCTCGTAGTAGATGTAGCCGCTCCGCTCGAAGGCGATCGGATAGAGCAGGGCGATGAGGGCGGCGATCGCCCAGATCACCGGGCGGACGCGGCCGCGGGCGGACGGGCTAGAAGCGGCCAAACAGCCCCTGGGGCCGGAAGAGGCCGATCAGGATGTACGACCCGAAGACGAAGGCGTCCTTGAACGCGGGCGGCAGGTAGGCGGCGGTGACGCTCTGGACCACGCCGACCACGAGCGCCGCCATCAGCGTGCCCAGGATGCTGCCGAAGCCGCCGAGGGCCACGATGGCGTAGGCCATGACCGTGAACGACAGCCCGGCCTGCGGGTACACCGAGAAGAAATTGGCGAGGATCACGCCCGCGACGGCCACCAGCGCGGTGCCGAGGCCCCAGGCCACCGCATACATGCGCTGCGGCCGGATGCCCACCAGCATCGCGGCGTCCCGATCCTCGGCGGTGGCCTGCATGGCCAGGCCGAAGTCGGTGCGGTCGATCAGCAGATAGAGGAGCAGGAAGAGGGCGAGTGCGATGAGGCCGCCCACCAGCAGCGGGATGCCGATGCGCAGGCCGCCGATGGTGAGGTTGGCCCCGCTGAGGCCGGTGAGGAGGCTCCGCTCGATGAACCGGTAGTCACTGGTGAAGAGCGCGACCACCCCGTTCTGGATGAAGAAGAACAGACCGACGGTGGCGAAGATCTGGGTGAAGATCTCCCCGCGCTGCACGCGCTGCATGAGCAGGCGGTAGACGAGGACGCCGAGCAGGTACATCAGGATCGCGATCGGGACCATCGAGACGAGGGGGTCCCAGCCCAGCCAGACGCTGAGCCCCCACGCCCCGAACATGCCGAGCATCATGAACTCGCCGTGGGCGAAGTTGATCATCTCCATCAGGCCCCAGATGATGGCGAGCCCCACCGCGACGAGCGCGTAGAGCAGCCCCATCTGGAGCCCATCGGCCACCGCCTGGAGAAAGAGCGTCACGCGCGGCGGCTATTTCTTCGTCTTGCTCTCCCGCTCCTGCCAGCTCGGCGAAGGGAAGATGGTCTTGAAGCCGGCCTGCGTGGCGAGGTCCCACGGCCAGATCGTGTGCTTCTCGTCGTCCCAGCCGATCTGGGTGACCACGCCGGTGGCCAGCTCGTTCTGGCGGTTGGCGTCGAACTTGATGCCCTTGTAGTCGATGATCATCTGGTCGGGCTTCATGTTCGTCTCGTTGGCCGCCTTGGCCAGCGCGGCCGGCTCCACCGACTTCGCGCGGTTGATGGTGTCGGCCATCCAGAGCATGCCGGTGATCTCGCGCATGGCCAGCTCGCCCATGTCCTGGCCGCGGCTGTACTTCTTGTAGATCTCGTTGACCTTCTTCCACGACGGTTTCTTGCTGGCCAGGTCGATGGCGGTCGGATCGCGCCCGAGCCAGCCCACCGCGCCGTTGTTGGCCTTCTGCGCGGTCAGCCAGGTCTGGTCGGAGTAGGCGCCGTTGCTGGTCGCGACCACCTTGGGCATGTAGCCGGCGCGCCGGGCGTCGGCCTGGAAGACGGTCGTCTCCGCCGGGTACTGCACGAAGAAGAGCACGTCCGGGTTGGCCGACTGCAGCCGCTGGACCTCCGACGCGAGCGTGGTGGCGCCGGTCTTGGTGGTGAGGTCGGCCACGATCTTGTAGCCGCCCTTCTCGGCGAGGTCGGCCGCGATCTTGCGGTTGTCCTGGCAGAAGAGATTGTCACACGTGAACAGCGCGATCGTCTTGAGGTCCCCGGGGCCGCCCTTGCTCGGCCACTCCTTGAGGAACTGGAACACGCTGGCCACCATGGTGCGGTCGTTGGGGCCGGTGCGGAAGAACCACTTGAAGCCCTTGTCGGTGAGGGTCGGCGAGGCACAGGCGTGGCAGCTCATCGGGATGCCGTAGCTGTCCACCAGCGGCTGGATGATCGAGGTGTTGCCGCTCGTACCCTCGCCGTTGAGCCAGTGCACCTTGTTGACCGTGATGAGCTGCTCGGCCAGCGTGCGGGCCTGCTCGCCACGGCTCTGGTCGTCCCGCACCACCAGCGTCATCTTGGCGCCGCCCAGGCCGGAGAAGCCCTTGCCCGGTCCCAGCGGGACCTGCAGATCCGGGTAGTCGTTGTTGACGATGTCTTCCACGGTCTGCCCGGCCCAGAGATACTGCTGGCCCAGGCTCGCGAAGTTGCCGGTGAGCGGGAGCAGTTCACCGATCAGGACCTCGGTGACCGGTCCGGCGGCCCGGGCGCCCGGGTTCAGCTGGACCGCGACGAACGACAGGACCGCGATCGCGATGACGAGGCGGAGAATCCGCATGCGTGTGCCCCTCCTTCAGTGAGTACGGGACTGGACGGCTCGCGACCATGGCGGGCCGGGCCGGAATCGGCCGCGGAGCCCGACTTGCGCGCGCCGAGTCTATCCCATGCCCCGCGTTCTGTCACCTCCACCCACGCCCATTCCTCTGCCCCTCTCCCTCTCCCCTCAGGGGAGAGGGCAGGGTGAGGGGTGGGACAGGCTGAGGGGGTGGCGCAGGGTCAATATCGCTCCATCACCCGCCGCGCGAGCTCCCGGCTGAACCGCCACTTCTCATCCACGCCGGTCGCGAACATCAGCTCCCGCAGGCCGCCCCGCTCGAGATCCCGGATGCGCTCGATCAGCTCGTCGGCCTCCCCGACCAGGCAGGTGGCCCGCACCAGCTCGGCGTCGATCAGCTCGGCCTCGCCCGGGTGAAGGTAAGTGTAGTGCCCCTCGTGGGTGCGGAAGTGCCGGTGCTCGCGCGGCACCTCCTCGACCAGCGCGCAGTAACGGCTCCAGATGCGGCGCAGGAACGGCGGCGGGTCCATGCCGCGCTCGTGCACGCGATCGTAGAAGTAGTACACGCTGGCCATCACGTTGGGCCCCACCGTGCGGATCACCCGCTCGGAGTCGGCCGGCTCGCCCGGGTCGAGCAGCACGATGTTCGTGAGCGCGCAGGTGTGGAAGCGCTCGTCCAGCGTGCGGCCGGCGCGGGCGGCCCCGGCTCGGCAGTGGCCCAGCGCCTCGGCGGGGGCGATGCCGCGGGGCGGGATCGCGAAGACGACCCCGTCGCCGTGCTCGCCGGCCAGCTCCATGGCCCGGGGCCCGAAGGCGGAGACGTAGAGCGGGATGCGCGGCTCCAGGCTCATGTACTTCTTCTCGCGGATCAGCATCTTGATCGGTCGCGTCGCGCCGGGCCGCGCCCCGTGCGGCGCGTACTCGACGGCGTCGCCGAGGAGCAGGCCGCGCAGCACGCGCAGGTAGTCGTCGTACCCGGCGATGCGCATGGGCGGCTGGCCCATGCTGCGCGTCGCGGTGTTGCCCGTGCCGACGCCCAGATGCACGCGGCCGGGCGCGATCCGGTTCAGGGTGGCCATGGCCGCCACGTGGACCGGCGGGATGCGGGTGCCGCAGATGGCCACGCCCGGGCCCAGCCGGATGCGTCGGGTCTGCTGGGCCGCGAGGGCCAGCACCGCGTAGCAGTCGGAGAACAGCATCTGGCTGTCCGTCACCCAGACCGAGTCGTACCCCAGGGACTCGGCGTGACTGAAGAACCCGATCTCGTCGACGTCGGCCATCACGCAGATGGAGAAGCGCATGGGAGGTCCCTTCCGGTCGTGGTCAGTTCTGGCCGCGGATGGACTCGAGCAGCTGCCGGGCCTGCGGCACTTCCTTGAGGGTCCAGCGCGGCCGATC encodes the following:
- a CDS encoding branched-chain amino acid ABC transporter permease, encoding MTLFLQAVADGLQMGLLYALVAVGLAIIWGLMEMINFAHGEFMMLGMFGAWGLSVWLGWDPLVSMVPIAILMYLLGVLVYRLLMQRVQRGEIFTQIFATVGLFFFIQNGVVALFTSDYRFIERSLLTGLSGANLTIGGLRIGIPLLVGGLIALALFLLLYLLIDRTDFGLAMQATAEDRDAAMLVGIRPQRMYAVAWGLGTALVAVAGVILANFFSVYPQAGLSFTVMAYAIVALGGFGSILGTLMAALVVGVVQSVTAAYLPPAFKDAFVFGSYILIGLFRPQGLFGRF
- a CDS encoding branched-chain amino acid ABC transporter permease; translated protein: MIWAIAALIALLYPIAFERSGYIYYETVGFLVLLNAMLGIGWNIIGGWAGQFDFGPSIFFAIGAYTAALLSIHLGWNAWLALVGAIVVSVAICAAVTWPVTRLRGHYFAIATVAMWMIAQPIGATWQFINGSQGLFIPVAAGGSFVHGMLTMEFPGRGKGLGFYYLCLVLFVITLLGARAVERSKLGFYFRAVRDDQDGAEAIGIDSRLYKVIARCLMAAVFAAGGTLYGFWALAVFPDQVLEVNWNILPMMAAVVGGLGRLWGPVLGAIILIPISQLMTATLGAGPLAGRGIDLIIYGAVIMLIAGWRPNGLLSLPWAEWAARLRGGPAARPVKG
- a CDS encoding ABC transporter ATP-binding protein, producing the protein MAATDRSPAPGGPLLSVRDAEVAYGGGVVALHGVSLEVRAGEAVALVGANGAGKTTLLKTIAGLLAPRRGEIWFDGRRIDDVEAPDRVELGIALVPEGRRLFSRLSVAENLRLGTFRDRDPKRRSQMLERVFGLFPVLRQRMAQRAGTLSGGEGQMLSIARALMSRPRFLMLDEPSLGIMPRIVDSILDVLQALHRQEGLTVLLVEQNVPAALAAAERGYVLQTGRIVAEGTSQSLLDSDLVRRAYLGI
- a CDS encoding ABC transporter ATP-binding protein, whose protein sequence is MAPLLQVERCTKRFGGLVANRDVSLSIEAREIVGLIGPNGAGKTTLFNCISGALHPDEGRIALNGTDISRARPERVCHLGIARTWQVVRSFGRMTVLENVICGALRRTNRMGPARARALELLAFTGLAGKEDVVAAALTLADKKRLEITRALATGPHLLLLDEAMSGLTPFETTAAVELVRRIHGELGLAICVVEHVMEVVMPLSHRVVVLDHGEKLTEGPPAEVARDDRVITAYLGDRYRGRH
- a CDS encoding LLM class flavin-dependent oxidoreductase translates to MRFSICVMADVDEIGFFSHAESLGYDSVWVTDSQMLFSDCYAVLALAAQQTRRIRLGPGVAICGTRIPPVHVAAMATLNRIAPGRVHLGVGTGNTATRSMGQPPMRIAGYDDYLRVLRGLLLGDAVEYAPHGARPGATRPIKMLIREKKYMSLEPRIPLYVSAFGPRAMELAGEHGDGVVFAIPPRGIAPAEALGHCRAGAARAGRTLDERFHTCALTNIVLLDPGEPADSERVIRTVGPNVMASVYYFYDRVHERGMDPPPFLRRIWSRYCALVEEVPREHRHFRTHEGHYTYLHPGEAELIDAELVRATCLVGEADELIERIRDLERGGLRELMFATGVDEKWRFSRELARRVMERY
- a CDS encoding ABC transporter substrate-binding protein produces the protein MRILRLVIAIAVLSFVAVQLNPGARAAGPVTEVLIGELLPLTGNFASLGQQYLWAGQTVEDIVNNDYPDLQVPLGPGKGFSGLGGAKMTLVVRDDQSRGEQARTLAEQLITVNKVHWLNGEGTSGNTSIIQPLVDSYGIPMSCHACASPTLTDKGFKWFFRTGPNDRTMVASVFQFLKEWPSKGGPGDLKTIALFTCDNLFCQDNRKIAADLAEKGGYKIVADLTTKTGATTLASEVQRLQSANPDVLFFVQYPAETTVFQADARRAGYMPKVVATSNGAYSDQTWLTAQKANNGAVGWLGRDPTAIDLASKKPSWKKVNEIYKKYSRGQDMGELAMREITGMLWMADTINRAKSVEPAALAKAANETNMKPDQMIIDYKGIKFDANRQNELATGVVTQIGWDDEKHTIWPWDLATQAGFKTIFPSPSWQERESKTKK